From Elephas maximus indicus isolate mEleMax1 chromosome 1, mEleMax1 primary haplotype, whole genome shotgun sequence, a single genomic window includes:
- the CITED2 gene encoding cbp/p300-interacting transactivator 2: MADHMMAMNHGRFPDGTNGLHHHPAHRMGMGQFPSPHHHQQQQPQHAFNALMGEHIHYGAGNLNATSGIRHAMGPGTVNGGHPSSALAPAARFNNSQFMGPPVASQGGSLPASMQLQKLNNQYFNHHPYPHNHYMPDLHPAAGHQMNGTNQHFRDCNPKHSGGSSTPGGSGGGSTPGGSGGTSGGAGSSTSGGGGGNGSSNMPASVAHVPAAMLPPNVIDTDFIDEEVLMSLVIEMGLDRIKELPELWLGQNEFDFMTDFVCKQQPSRVSC, encoded by the coding sequence ATGGCAGACCATATGATGGCCATGAACCACGGGCGCTTCCCCGACGGCACCAACGGGCTGCACCACCACCCTGCCCACCGCATGGGCATGGGGCAGTTCCCgagcccccaccaccaccagcagcagcagccccaACACGCCTTCAACGCCCTCATGGGCGAGCACATACACTACGGCGCGGGGAACCTGAATGCCACTAGCGGCATCAGGCATGCCATGGGGCCGGGGACTGTGAATGGAGGGCACCCCTCGAGCGCGCTGGCCCCAGCGGCCAGGTTTAATAACTCCCAGTTCATGGGCCCCCCGGTGGCCAGCCAGGGAGGCTCCCTGCCGGCCAGCATGCAGCTGCAGAAGCTCAACAACCAGTATTTCAACCACCACCCCTACCCCCACAACCACTACATGCCGGATTTGCACCCTGCTGCAGGCCACCAGATGAACGGGACAAACCAGCACTTCCGAGATTGCAACCCCAAGCACAGCGGCGGCAGCAGCACCCCCGGCGGCTCAGGCGGCGGCAGCACCCCTGGCGGCTCCGGCGGCACCTCGGGCGGCGCCGGCAGCAGCActagcggcggcggcggcggcaacgGCAGCAGCAACATGCCCGCCTCCGTGGCCCACGTCCCTGCTGCAATGCTGCCGCCCAATGTCATAGACACTGATTTCATCGACGAGGAAGTGCTCATgtccttagtgatagaaatgggTTTGGACCGCATCAAGGAGCTGCCCGAACTCTGGCTGGGGCAAAACGAGTTTGATTTTATGACGGACTTCGTTTGCAAACAGCAGCCCAGCAGAGTAAGCTGTTGA